The following proteins are co-located in the Gloeocapsa sp. PCC 7428 genome:
- a CDS encoding 2'-5' RNA ligase family protein — MSSPLILTLKLDRITFDFFNELRQQHFPPERNFLPAHITLFHALPGEEELSIQQTLQNLSTDTASLPLLFSKPRFLGKGVAIEVKCSELVQLRQQLATTWNMWLSKQDQQRYQPHVTIQNKVTSEEARQLYNQLVSNWASINGYGEGLLLWYYKGGPWELAGEFNFERGAIA, encoded by the coding sequence ACTCAAACTCGATCGCATAACCTTTGATTTTTTCAATGAATTGCGTCAGCAGCACTTTCCACCGGAAAGAAACTTCCTTCCTGCACACATCACGCTTTTTCATGCACTTCCAGGCGAAGAAGAACTATCAATTCAGCAGACTTTACAAAACCTCTCTACAGACACTGCATCCTTACCACTGCTTTTCTCAAAGCCGCGCTTTTTGGGTAAGGGTGTCGCCATAGAAGTGAAATGTTCTGAATTGGTTCAACTGCGTCAACAACTTGCTACAACTTGGAATATGTGGCTAAGTAAGCAAGATCAGCAGCGATATCAACCGCACGTCACAATTCAAAATAAAGTGACATCTGAGGAAGCGCGTCAACTTTATAACCAGCTTGTTAGTAATTGGGCCTCTATTAACGGATATGGCGAAGGGCTGTTACTCTGGTATTACAAAGGCGGACCTTGGGAGTTGGCAGGTGAATTTAACTTTGAACGCGGTGCGATCGCTTAA
- a CDS encoding creatininase family protein, which produces MMHSFIPPQRFFPYLTWTDIQAMPNKQDVVLVQPVGAIEQHGPHLPLIVDAAIGTAVLGKALEKLDASIPAYALPTLYYGKSNEHWHFPGTIALSAQTLLSTLIEIAESLYRAGFRKLVLMNSHGGQPQVMEIAARDLHVKYEDFLVFPLFTWRVPHAVNELLSLKEQQLGIHAGDAETSLMLSILPEQVKMQAAIAEYPELPEDSLLSMEGKLPFAWTTRDLSRSGVLGDPTVATKEKGDRILESVSDGWVKAIADIYKFRQPQAWHNRDSTL; this is translated from the coding sequence ATGATGCACAGTTTCATTCCACCACAACGATTTTTTCCTTATCTGACTTGGACTGACATTCAAGCAATGCCAAATAAACAGGATGTCGTCTTAGTTCAACCTGTCGGCGCTATTGAACAACATGGTCCGCATTTACCTTTGATCGTCGATGCTGCAATTGGTACGGCAGTTTTGGGAAAAGCATTAGAAAAACTTGATGCAAGTATTCCTGCGTATGCGTTACCAACATTGTACTACGGCAAATCAAACGAACATTGGCATTTCCCTGGCACGATCGCTCTTAGTGCCCAAACGCTACTATCAACTTTAATTGAAATTGCCGAAAGCCTTTACCGCGCAGGATTTCGCAAACTCGTATTGATGAACTCGCACGGCGGACAACCGCAAGTTATGGAAATTGCAGCGCGGGATTTGCACGTCAAGTATGAAGATTTTCTAGTATTTCCATTGTTTACCTGGCGCGTTCCGCACGCTGTTAATGAATTACTTTCACTCAAAGAACAGCAACTAGGAATTCATGCGGGAGATGCAGAAACGAGTTTGATGCTATCGATTTTGCCCGAACAGGTGAAGATGCAAGCTGCGATCGCTGAATACCCAGAATTACCAGAAGATAGTTTACTTTCAATGGAAGGTAAGTTACCTTTCGCGTGGACAACTCGCGATTTGAGTCGTAGTGGTGTACTAGGCGATCCGACAGTGGCGACGAAGGAAAAAGGCGATCGCATTCTCGAATCTGTCTCGGATGGTTGGGTAAAAGCGATCGCAGACATCTATAAGTTTCGTCAGCCGCAGGCTTGGCATAATAGAGACAGTACCCTTTAG
- a CDS encoding 2TM domain-containing protein codes for MTRVYHQEDIQQILQIAISRQAHEGEFTREQLVEIAAELEITPECLQAAEREWQLQQADLHKRQAFNLHRRRNLQKGFGNYAIVNSFFLLLNFISAGELSWSLYIALFWGVGLALNTWNTFQTQGEEYEKAYRRWYRSRQIKQSVNSLVDRCLKAWQT; via the coding sequence ATGACTCGCGTATATCATCAGGAAGATATTCAGCAAATTTTGCAAATCGCGATTTCTCGCCAAGCGCATGAAGGCGAATTTACGCGAGAACAGTTAGTAGAAATTGCTGCTGAGTTAGAAATTACCCCTGAGTGCTTGCAAGCTGCTGAAAGAGAATGGCAATTGCAACAAGCTGATTTGCACAAACGCCAAGCTTTCAATCTGCATCGTCGCCGCAACTTACAAAAGGGTTTCGGTAATTATGCGATTGTTAACTCTTTTTTCCTGCTCCTCAATTTTATCAGTGCAGGTGAACTTTCTTGGTCATTATATATTGCTTTATTTTGGGGTGTAGGGCTTGCATTGAATACCTGGAATACTTTCCAAACTCAAGGCGAAGAATACGAAAAAGCTTATCGCCGTTGGTATCGTAGCCGCCAAATCAAACAATCTGTGAATTCCTTAGTCGATCGCTGTCTTAAAGCCTGGCAAACATGA
- a CDS encoding lipopolysaccharide biosynthesis protein, whose translation MSFIEQPITKLRQKLSNQFISNLGWLSSAEIITRVFRIGVTAIAARFLTPYDYGLIAIVTTINEFARILMEVGIGAKIIQSDRDVKQLCNSAYWLNWIIYTGIFIIQCLAAFPIAWFYNETRLIFPICVAAIPYLIWPLAAIQCIMIQKENKLKVCAISNTIKNFTSYSLLGIFAVLGMGVWSFVLSWVLVAPIDIFIYYHYHSWRPTKNITTKYWKEFFIFGKNIFGTHLLKTLRNNLDYLIVGRFLGIKELGLYFFGFNAGLGISLSFITVLNTALFPHLCAARSNQLELKKHYAHSRKAIATIIIPLVILQTSLAPLYVPIVFGQQWVVAIPILMLICLSAIPRAFADAASLLLVAIGKPNLDLYWNILFTTIFSVALLIGIHGQALGVATSVLLVHVITIPLFIYWTTSYVFRKRQNA comes from the coding sequence TAAGTAGTGCAGAAATAATTACGCGAGTGTTTCGTATAGGCGTTACTGCGATCGCTGCACGCTTCTTAACACCCTATGACTACGGTTTAATAGCAATTGTTACGACAATTAATGAGTTTGCACGCATACTGATGGAAGTAGGAATCGGTGCAAAAATTATTCAATCTGATAGAGATGTCAAGCAGTTGTGTAACTCAGCGTATTGGTTAAATTGGATTATTTATACAGGTATATTTATTATCCAGTGTCTTGCTGCTTTTCCGATTGCTTGGTTCTACAACGAGACTCGCTTGATTTTTCCAATTTGTGTAGCAGCAATTCCCTATTTGATATGGCCTTTAGCCGCAATTCAATGTATTATGATCCAAAAAGAAAATAAGCTTAAAGTTTGCGCTATTAGCAATACAATCAAAAACTTTACTAGCTATAGTTTGCTAGGAATTTTTGCGGTTTTAGGTATGGGAGTGTGGTCATTTGTATTGTCTTGGGTTTTGGTTGCTCCTATTGATATTTTTATATACTATCATTATCATTCATGGCGTCCAACGAAAAATATTACAACAAAGTATTGGAAAGAGTTCTTTATTTTTGGTAAAAATATTTTTGGCACGCATCTCCTAAAAACACTCAGAAATAATTTGGATTATTTAATAGTCGGTCGCTTTTTAGGAATTAAAGAATTAGGCTTATATTTCTTCGGTTTCAATGCAGGATTAGGAATTAGTTTGAGTTTCATCACTGTTTTAAATACTGCTTTATTTCCACATCTATGCGCCGCAAGATCAAATCAGTTGGAACTTAAAAAACACTACGCGCACAGCCGTAAAGCGATCGCTACAATTATTATCCCTTTAGTCATTCTACAAACAAGCTTAGCTCCCTTATATGTGCCAATTGTTTTTGGTCAGCAATGGGTAGTAGCAATTCCAATTTTAATGTTAATTTGTTTATCTGCAATTCCACGCGCATTTGCTGATGCTGCTTCGCTATTACTCGTCGCGATAGGCAAGCCTAATTTAGATTTATACTGGAATATCTTATTTACAACTATCTTTAGCGTAGCGTTGCTGATTGGAATTCATGGGCAAGCTTTGGGAGTAGCTACGAGTGTTTTGTTAGTTCACGTTATCACTATCCCCTTATTTATCTATTGGACAACAAGCTATGTTTTTCGTAAACGACAGAATGCCTAG